From the Sebastes fasciatus isolate fSebFas1 chromosome 3, fSebFas1.pri, whole genome shotgun sequence genome, one window contains:
- the LOC141765258 gene encoding immunoglobulin lambda-1 light chain-like yields the protein MLFLPAAALCCLCSALVAIAAEPIKNDLTLTRRVGDKVSFSCQRIDQCGSYDVHWFQKRDTETFRRILHIDMKYCEIDSRFNQPHEDEFSAVFNRNDCELEIQNVKLSHSASYYCFCRGYLHRLYVPNAFGSGTKLYVTDEPVVKPVVTVYPAASRAHPEGKSSLLCLASAMFPPLVQFSWKRRKENGPLEELPPAVGEQLELRESGRTAAILLIHQRENSTYKYRCYVRHEGGTVEAQTEQEVPAPADSGLPEREPAHLPALEQADCKITCCLSFNHHVSFSTSVSVSFQSQCKVTLLCVLYTVLIVKSLVYCCGLFLLMILRNKGPSTNCTHAD from the exons ATGCTTTTCCTCccagctgctgctctgtgctgtctgtgttcag cGCTGGTTGCCATAGCAGCAGAGCCGATTAAGAATGATTTAACATTGACCAGGAGAGTTGGTGACAAAGTTTCCTTTAGCTGTCAAAGAATTGACCAGTGTGGCAGTTATGATGTACACTGGTTCcagaagagagacacagaaacatttaGAAGGATTCTGCATATTGATATGAAATATTGTGAAATAGATTCACGTTTCAATCAGCCTCATGAAGATGAATTCTCAGCTGTGTTTAATCGGAACGACTGTGAGTTGGAGATCCAGAACGTTAAACTCAGTCATTCAGCCTCCTACTACTGCTTCTGTAGAGGATATCTCCACA GACTATACGTACCCAACGCCTTTGGCTCTGGAACTAAACTGTATGTAACAG ATGAGCCGGTAGTGAAGCCCGTGGTGACCGTGTACCCAGCAGCATCCAGAGCCCACCCTGAGGGGAAGAGCTCCCTGCTGTGTCTGGCCTCAGCCATGTTTCCTCCTCTGGTCCAGTTCTCCTGGAAAAGACGGAAGGAGAACGGTCCTCTGGAGGAGCTGCCCCCTGCTGTGGGAGAGCAGCTGGAGCTCAGAGAGTCGGGACGCACCGCCGCCATCTTGCTGATCCATCAGCGAGAGAACAGCACGTATAAATACCGCTGCTACGTCCGGCACGAGGGAGGCACAGTGGAGGCCCAAACAGAACAAG AGGTTCCAGCTCCAGCAGACTCTGGTCTTCCAGAGAGAGAGCCAGCACACCTACCAGCTCTGGAGCAAGCTGACTGTAAAATCACATGCTGCCTCTCCTTCAACCACCATGTTTCCTTCAGCACTTCAGTGTCAGTGTCCTTTCAGTCTCAGTGCAAGGTGACGCTGCTCTGTGTGCTGTACACAGTGCTGATAGTGAAGAGTCtggtgtactgctgtggactctTTCTGCTGATGATCCTCAGAAACAAGGGTCCGTCCACCAACTGCACACATGCTGACTGA